TCTAAACTTCAATGCACCCGCATAAGTCTTTCTCAAAGATTCTCTACTGACACTTAATTGTACTCCTTCAAACAACCCGTAAGCCATCTGAATTTTGGTATTGGCATTATCTAATCCAAAGAAGGTAGAAATACCATCTTTTAACGAACCAAATCGGTGTGAGACATACATGTACCAATCTCCTTTTGCGGCCACCTTTGTTGATTGTAAATTACCAATCTTCATTGCCTTAAATGCCGGATATTCAAAAACCTCTTCTTCAGAACTGTTTTCTAACTCATCCAACAAATCGTCCTGCGCATATATTGAACTCCAACTCAATACGCTTAATAATATCACAAATAATGTTCTTGTCATTTTAAACAAATTTTGGTTGGTTTTACTTTTTTGGACGTAGATTATAGTCCAGATTTATTTCAATGGTATCCGCGATCTTTTCTTTCACAATCCCGGGAATATCAATTTTAAAATCATCCGGATCAACCTTGAATTGAGATGCCAAAACAATCTTATCTTCCACTTTAGATAACATAATCCACACTTCAATATCTTTGGTCACCCCATGCATACTCAGTTTTCCCCTCACTTTGAATTTACTGATTCCATCCGTGACTTTATTGATATCAAAGTTTTCTATTTTACCTTTAAATGTAGCCTTCGGAAATTGATCAGACTCCATATAATTTTCATTGAAGTGCTCTTCCATTAGTGCTACTTCAAAATGAAACGATTTAATAAAAACCAAAGCCGCTACTTCTCCGGTTCCAACATCCAAAATGGCTGTGGTATTATGATTGACTGCTTCTACCGGTTCAAATGCTTCAACAGACCCTTTAAATTCTGTAATCCCGGATTTGGTATAATATTTCTGCGCCTGGGCACTCCAATTCAGTCCCAAACAAACTGTTAACGCTATCACTATTTTATTAATTTTCATCATCTTATTTTTCTAAAAACCCATCGGCTACCCATTTATCCATAATCTGTCTCTGATTTGCAGGTAATATTCCTGCAGGAGGCATTGGACTGGTTACACTATTCATTCTTTCAATCAGATTACCTTTTTCGGTTGCAAATCTGGTATCCTGATAATTATCTAAACTTAATCCTGCACTTGGTGCTGCTCCCGCATGACATGTTACACAATTGTTATACATCAGCGCCTGTACATCAGGATCGTATTTAATAGTATCAGTAATCGGAGGAGTTACTCCGGGTGATTCATCAATAATGGCTTTAGTACAACTACTTAATCCTATAACCAACATGACAAATGGTACAATTAACTTTCTAAGCATATTTCTAATTTTGAACAGTAATGTTATCTATGGTAATCTGTTGTTGATCTAATGGATTTATGGTTATCGATTGACTTATATGCGTGACATCTCCCGCTGAGGGTGCACCATCTTCATTCACATCAGCTACAATCGTTACGTAGTATGTTCCAGGATGTAAATAGGTTACAATAAACTGATCTTCATTCGCATCCAGTTGAGGAAACATTAATACCGAATTGAAATTGTTAAAATCCAAATACCCCATAGAATCAGTAAGCGGATCTTCCGATAGGTAAACGAAAAGCGTTTTATTCTCAATCAAAGCAGTTTTTACCATATCAATTTGTAAATAAGACAAATATGGCTGCTCATCGATTCGATACGGATCAAGTGCTTCGTATGCCAGAGATATAACATCACTATTATCCGTTCCCTGAGCCAAAAATGAGGCTGAAGATGCTTCAGAAGCGCCTGGATTTACATATAAATCCTCTGTTTTAAACTCTGCAGAAAAGTCCTTGGATACTTCATTTTTAGGGAATCCAAATTGTGCCGCTGCATTTTGCGCCAACGATGTTGATCTTCTTTCTGCTTTAAATGTCATGTGACGAGAAGCCGGAGCATTTAATCCTAATCTGCTGGTATATGCGTTCCAGTAAATACTATCCTGCTTAAAACGTAATTCCATCTTCATAACATTAGCGCCACCAACTGCATCCACAAAGCGATAGTATTTACCATCAAAATCGGTATGTGTACTATCCAAAACGAAATAACTGGTACGATATATTCCATTTAAAACGCCACCATTTCTAGCCATTATGGTACGCGTATTTTTAAAATCTGTGACAAAAAATGTAGTGAACAGGTTTCCGAAAGTTCCTCCTTCAAAAATCCCATGTACATGGTTCGATGAAATTGCTCTATAATCAAATGCAAACCATGGATAATCGTCTGCAATTACCCGATTAATTCCAACCCAGTGGCCTTGCATATTTTCCATAAAATCAAACCCTTTGGTATTAATATCCAAGGGTACTACTTCAGATTTAGCTGGGGGTTTACCTGGGTCTACAGGTTGTTTTACATCAGCAATATTTCTGATTTCCTGCTTGTTGCAACTCATTATTCCTATACAAGTCACGACAATGCACATCAACATTTTTGTTTTATTCATAATCTTCAGATTGGTTTTGATTTATTCTCACCCACGTCTCGGTAATGGGCTTTCTCATTTGGTATGTAGTTACATTTAAAGTGTCTTCGTGTACAAGTTTTAGTTTCGGTAGCTTATTGGAATTAGCTGATGTAGTCGCTCCACTCACCATATCCACAAAGTCTTCATCTTTTTGCTGGATATTTTGAAACAGATATTTCTCTTTTTTCCCATTAAATCGATAACGATATATGTCATCATCATAGAACAAAATCTGAGTTTTCAACTCCCCATCTTTTTTTATTATTTGATAAACTGCTTTATAGAATGGACTTTCTACCTGCCACTTCCCAATCAATTTATTTGTTGAGGAATTACAAGAAATAAGTCCCGTAAGAAATAATATGTAATACCAATATTTCATTTGTTAGGTTTTGTTGAGGCAAACGTATATCGGCATTTAAGTTTAATTTTTGACCTATGTCAAAATCGAAATCAAGCGGAAACAAAACTTACTTTTGTAGTCTAACAAACTATACATGAATCAGTATCTATCGAAATGGCGTACGATTGGTATGCTTATATTTCTCTATATAGCTATTTTAAAGGATTGGCAGTGGATTTGGGGAATTCTGTTTTCAATCTGGGTAATCGAAAATTTAAAATCGCAATCTACCTATCTTATCGAACCTATTGAGCGAAAAGACACTCCGGTACTTTATTGGAGTATGGTAGTTACCTGGACCTTACTTGCTATATATTCTTTTTCATCCATCTTTATTTAAATACTTTTTCAGCCGCTTAAATCGTTTTTGATTTAGGTCAAAAATATCTTCAACCCCATTGGTCAACTTTGCATCGATGATGAATGACTCCTCATTTTTCATCTGATTTACAACAAAGTACACATTATGACCAATTCTAAATTATTTATTCGTGCCGCATCAATGCTCCTATTTTTGGGTGCATTACCACACATACTTCCAAAATTCATTTCCTTACCGGAACTCAATTTTTATGATGTTGAATTTTTCTTTTACGTTTTTAATGATCTAAGCCTCATCTATATCATCGTTCCTTTCTTTATTCTAGAGCTTGGCAGGTATTTATACTTAAAAAGATTAGATAAAGATGTCATGCTAGATTCTATGTCTAATGTCATCACATTTGGCGCATATTTAATCATAGAATATGTGCTTGGAATTTTAGCCATCACTAAAATCTACTACTGGGTACACATGCACTTTAGTTTACCCTACCTACCTCTAAATATATTCAACATTATATTCGTCATTTTACTGGCTGATTTCGCGTATTACTGGGATCATAGAATGATGCACCGTATCGGAATTGGATGGGCCACTCATACGGTACACCATAGTTCTGAGCATTTTAACATGTCCGTGGCTTATCGCTTTGGTCCCATGGACGCCATATTTCCAATTATATTTTCTCTTCCTATTGTTATGTTAGGATTTGACCCTATTCTCGTCTTAAGCGCAGAAGTCTTTGTACAGGTATTTCAAACTTTATTACATACCGAAATCATTAAAAAACTTCCACGTCCGTTTGAATTCATTTTTAACACTCCGTCTCACCATAGAGTACATCACGGTTCAAATAGAGAATACTGGGACAAGAACTATGCTGGTATTTTGATAATCTGGGATCGAATGTTTGGCACTTTCGAACCTGAAGTAGCCCCTGTAAAATATGGCATCTCTGAACCTTTAAATAGCGTTAATCCCGTAAAGGTATTCTTTCATGGAATCACCCGATTTTATCAAAAATTCAATAACACATCAGGATTTACCAACAAACTACTTCTCTTCATTAAACCACCTGATTGGAGTCCTAAAGAACGTAACACATTAACAAATGAAAAATAGAACTGATATCCTACCTGTAGAGGCCTATACTTCAAATGAATGGTTCAAACTTGAGCTTAAACATATATTTAGTACTACATGGCAATTTGCAGGATTGGTTGAAGACGTATCAAAACCCGGTGACTATATTACCGTGCAGGCAGGTCTAAACAATATCTTCGTGATGATGGGACACGATCATAACGTTCGTGCATTTCATAACATTTGCAGACATAGAGGCACCCAACTACTACAATCGGTAGGCAAAAGTCAAAAAGCGATTACCTGTCCATATCACGATTGGGTTTATGACATTGATGGAAATTTGATCAGTATTCCGGAACAACAAACCGAGTTTCCAGATCTCAAAACACCACTACGAGATTGTGGTTTAAATTTACATCATGCTTCGGTTGGAATTTTTAAAGGGATGTTATTTGTTCATCCGGATGCACAACCAGAAACAAGTTTAGAAGAATATTTTGCTGAGGTACAACCGTTTTTAGGCCCACATAAAGTAGAAAGTTTAGTTGAATATACAGAGGAGGATGG
This genomic interval from bacterium SCSIO 12643 contains the following:
- a CDS encoding YceI family protein, whose translation is MKINKIVIALTVCLGLNWSAQAQKYYTKSGITEFKGSVEAFEPVEAVNHNTTAILDVGTGEVAALVFIKSFHFEVALMEEHFNENYMESDQFPKATFKGKIENFDINKVTDGISKFKVRGKLSMHGVTKDIEVWIMLSKVEDKIVLASQFKVDPDDFKIDIPGIVKEKIADTIEINLDYNLRPKK
- a CDS encoding sterol desaturase family protein — translated: MTNSKLFIRAASMLLFLGALPHILPKFISLPELNFYDVEFFFYVFNDLSLIYIIVPFFILELGRYLYLKRLDKDVMLDSMSNVITFGAYLIIEYVLGILAITKIYYWVHMHFSLPYLPLNIFNIIFVILLADFAYYWDHRMMHRIGIGWATHTVHHSSEHFNMSVAYRFGPMDAIFPIIFSLPIVMLGFDPILVLSAEVFVQVFQTLLHTEIIKKLPRPFEFIFNTPSHHRVHHGSNREYWDKNYAGILIIWDRMFGTFEPEVAPVKYGISEPLNSVNPVKVFFHGITRFYQKFNNTSGFTNKLLLFIKPPDWSPKERNTLTNEK